Proteins from a single region of Flavobacterium sp. K5-23:
- a CDS encoding SPOR domain-containing protein, with product MNIQPYIAQLLYRYQCVTVPGFGAFLTEIQSAQLNESSNSFFPPKKMISFNANIKNNDGLLANHIAQSEKTSYDYAVSAIQYEVLNWKKTLQETGICSIKNVGDLRLNVDNGVIFTPYDQTNYLSSSFGLNSFVSPLVKREIFEQKIEALEEDVFVSEIVELEERRSRPYLRYAAIFVLGLGLTGSVGYPLYQNQIASETLLVESAVQKQVEQKIQEATFFIESPIPAVTLSIKEGKLPYHIMAGAFRDEKNAEKIFKNLNKLGFKARRIDINKHGLFPVLYGSYKTFAEAEKAKNEIQKTHNPEAWILIESL from the coding sequence ATGAATATCCAACCTTACATCGCCCAGCTTTTATATCGTTATCAATGTGTTACCGTTCCTGGTTTCGGCGCTTTTTTGACCGAAATTCAGTCGGCACAGCTGAATGAAAGCTCAAATTCATTTTTTCCACCGAAAAAAATGATTTCTTTTAATGCCAACATTAAAAATAATGATGGCTTGTTAGCAAATCATATTGCGCAATCAGAAAAGACATCTTACGATTATGCGGTAAGCGCTATCCAATATGAGGTTTTGAATTGGAAAAAAACGCTTCAGGAAACTGGAATTTGTTCGATTAAAAACGTGGGTGACTTGCGTTTGAATGTAGACAATGGCGTGATATTCACCCCTTACGATCAAACGAATTATTTGTCAAGTTCTTTTGGTTTAAATTCTTTTGTTTCCCCACTTGTAAAAAGAGAAATTTTCGAACAAAAAATAGAAGCTTTAGAAGAAGATGTTTTTGTTTCAGAAATTGTGGAACTTGAGGAAAGAAGAAGTCGTCCTTATTTACGATATGCAGCGATCTTTGTACTTGGATTAGGATTAACGGGAAGTGTTGGATACCCATTATACCAAAACCAAATTGCATCTGAAACTTTATTAGTAGAATCAGCGGTACAAAAACAAGTAGAACAAAAAATACAAGAAGCTACATTTTTCATCGAAAGCCCAATTCCAGCGGTTACACTTTCCATAAAAGAAGGGAAATTACCGTACCACATTATGGCAGGTGCTTTTAGAGACGAAAAAAATGCGGAGAAAATATTTAAAAACTTAAACAAATTAGGTTTTAAAGCCCGAAGAATAGATATCAACAAGCACGGTTTATTTCCCGTTTTATACGGTAGCTACAAAACTTTTGCTGAAGCGGAAAAAGCTAAAAATGAAATTCAAAAAACACATAATCCAGAAGCTTGGATTTTGATAGAATCATTATAA
- the dprA gene encoding DNA-processing protein DprA, whose protein sequence is MTDQDLFHLMALQRVEGVGDIMAKKLLTHCGTAEAVFNSKTSQLAAIDGVGAMLLKSLKDKSVFEKANRELEFIKSNDIKVSCFLDEDYPDRLKHCFDGPVLLFTSGNIDLKNRKIISIVGTRQITSYGTEFCRKLIEDIAPLDPIIVSGFAYGVDIVAHQLAMDNNLQTIGVVAHGLNQIYPKTHKKYVAKVEENGGFMTEFWSSSNPDKENFVRRNRIVAGMSEATIVIESADRGGSLITANMANDYNRDVFAVPGRVTDKYSAGCNNLIKTQKANVLTSAADLVYILNWDLEKETKSVQKQLFVTLDDDEQKVYDYLLKTGKEIMDIIALRCDFPIYRISGLLLNMELKGVVRPLPGKLFEAI, encoded by the coding sequence ATGACAGACCAGGATTTATTTCATTTAATGGCCTTGCAAAGGGTAGAAGGAGTTGGGGACATAATGGCCAAAAAACTGCTGACTCATTGCGGAACTGCCGAAGCCGTTTTTAATTCCAAGACCTCTCAACTTGCCGCAATTGACGGAGTGGGAGCTATGTTGTTAAAAAGTTTAAAAGACAAATCGGTTTTTGAAAAGGCCAATCGGGAATTGGAGTTTATAAAATCCAATGACATTAAGGTGTCCTGTTTTCTGGACGAAGATTATCCTGATCGACTAAAACATTGCTTTGACGGCCCCGTTTTATTATTCACTTCGGGGAACATCGATTTAAAAAACCGAAAGATCATTAGTATTGTGGGCACACGACAAATCACTTCTTACGGAACGGAGTTTTGCAGAAAACTGATTGAGGATATCGCGCCGCTGGATCCCATTATCGTGAGCGGTTTTGCGTATGGAGTGGATATCGTGGCACACCAGTTGGCTATGGATAACAATCTCCAAACGATAGGTGTGGTGGCGCACGGTTTGAACCAAATATACCCCAAAACTCATAAGAAGTACGTCGCCAAAGTCGAAGAAAACGGTGGTTTCATGACCGAATTTTGGAGCTCTTCGAATCCCGACAAGGAAAACTTCGTGCGCAGAAACAGAATCGTGGCCGGAATGTCTGAAGCCACAATCGTGATTGAATCCGCGGATAGGGGAGGTTCGTTGATTACCGCTAATATGGCAAACGATTACAACCGCGATGTATTTGCCGTTCCGGGACGCGTAACTGACAAGTACAGCGCAGGCTGCAACAACCTGATAAAAACCCAAAAAGCCAATGTGCTCACCAGCGCCGCCGACTTGGTTTACATCCTGAATTGGGACTTGGAGAAAGAAACCAAATCCGTGCAAAAACAATTGTTTGTTACCCTGGACGACGATGAACAAAAAGTCTATGACTACCTCTTAAAAACTGGTAAAGAAATTATGGACATCATTGCCTTGCGTTGTGATTTCCCCATTTATAGGATTTCAGGACTGCTATTGAATATGGAACTCAAGGGCGTGGTAAGGCCGTTGCCGGGGAAATTGTTTGAGGCGATATAG
- a CDS encoding FAD-binding and (Fe-S)-binding domain-containing protein, with product MKNNNTLSINNSKLESLEKQLDGKLFYDHTMRTLYATDASAYKEMPLAVAIPKTKEDIQKIIAFVRENNSSVIPRAAGTSLAGQVVGNGIVVDISQEFTKILSVDQANKTAWVEPGVIRDELNLHLKSYKLFFGPETSTSNRCMIGGMVGNNACGARSVIYGSTREHLLEIKGFLADGNEVTFGALTNAEFEDKCNGINVVSPLEQAIYVQAKDILSSTTNRTLFDDNFPKKSIPRRNTGYALDLLADSMPFGDPNEKFNFCKLIAGSEGTLFFSTAIKLNLVDALKPFAALVCVHFDSINESLKANLEALKFNPDSVELIDHYILECTKENIEQSKNRFFVKGDPQAILAVEFLRDTQEEIDSIAKEMEALMRSKNLGYHFPIVYGEDTNKVWTLRKAGLGLLSNIPGDAKAVAVIEDTAVDVNDLPDFIEDFNAILKERNLNCVHYAHAATGELHLRPIIDLKTKEGAGLFRTIATDIAHLVKKYKGSLSGEHGDGRLRGEFIPLMLGEEIYQLFIQVKQTWDPWGVFNPGKIVNTPPMDTSLRYTPGQDTPMPETYFDFSEHNGILRAAEMCNGSGDCRKTEKSGGTMCPSYMATRDEKHTTRARANILRETITNSTKENRFDDEGLLEVLDLCLSCKGCKSECPSNVDMAKLKAETLQQYHDKNGVKFRSKLIGNTPKINWLFASIPWAYNLSTKGILGNIIKKLTGFATERKLPLMHKITFAKWIKKHSQKGDFVNGTVYLYNDEFLNYYDVEIGQTAIYLLNRLGYQVVIPEIGISGRTYLSKGMLKEARDIAEKNTAAFAKSIPENAVLIGIEPSAILSFRDEYPDLCRGDLKVKAKAFAGRTFLIEEFLAKELDEGRITSDSFTDKEERVRMHGHCFQKALSSLVPLKKILMLPKNYTVLNIPSGCCGMAGSFGYETEHYDISMKIGELVLFPAIRSEQEATLISASGTSCRHQIADGTGRKAGHPVEILYNALK from the coding sequence ATGAAAAATAACAACACCCTTTCCATCAACAATAGCAAACTTGAAAGTTTAGAGAAGCAATTAGACGGTAAATTATTTTATGACCACACCATGCGTACGCTTTACGCCACGGATGCGAGTGCGTATAAAGAAATGCCTTTGGCGGTAGCCATTCCTAAAACAAAGGAAGACATCCAAAAAATCATTGCTTTTGTCAGAGAAAACAACAGCAGCGTGATTCCTCGTGCGGCAGGAACTTCGCTTGCTGGACAGGTTGTTGGGAACGGAATTGTGGTTGATATTTCGCAAGAATTCACCAAAATCCTTTCGGTAGATCAAGCCAATAAAACGGCTTGGGTAGAACCGGGAGTGATTCGGGACGAACTGAATCTTCATTTAAAATCTTATAAATTGTTTTTTGGTCCTGAGACTTCCACCAGTAACCGCTGTATGATTGGCGGAATGGTAGGAAACAATGCCTGTGGAGCGAGATCCGTTATTTACGGTTCTACGCGGGAGCATTTGCTTGAAATCAAAGGATTCTTGGCTGATGGTAACGAAGTGACTTTTGGCGCTTTGACAAATGCAGAATTTGAAGACAAATGCAACGGAATTAATGTAGTTAGCCCGCTCGAACAGGCCATTTATGTTCAGGCCAAAGATATATTGTCATCTACAACAAACCGAACTTTATTCGACGATAATTTCCCTAAAAAATCAATACCGAGAAGAAATACCGGTTATGCCTTGGATTTATTGGCAGACAGTATGCCTTTTGGCGATCCGAACGAAAAATTCAATTTTTGTAAATTAATTGCAGGGTCTGAAGGAACTTTGTTCTTTTCAACTGCCATAAAACTGAATTTGGTTGATGCCTTAAAACCTTTCGCAGCCTTGGTTTGCGTGCATTTTGACAGCATCAACGAATCGTTGAAAGCCAACTTAGAAGCACTAAAATTTAATCCGGACAGTGTCGAGTTAATTGACCATTATATTCTGGAATGTACCAAGGAAAATATAGAGCAAAGCAAGAACCGTTTCTTCGTAAAAGGAGATCCTCAGGCTATTTTGGCCGTTGAATTTTTAAGAGATACCCAAGAAGAAATCGATAGTATTGCCAAAGAAATGGAAGCTTTGATGCGTTCTAAAAATCTGGGCTATCATTTCCCTATTGTTTATGGAGAAGACACAAACAAAGTATGGACACTAAGAAAAGCTGGTCTTGGATTGTTGTCTAATATTCCTGGTGACGCTAAAGCCGTTGCGGTAATAGAAGACACAGCGGTTGACGTGAATGATTTACCTGATTTCATCGAAGATTTCAATGCCATCCTGAAAGAAAGAAACCTAAACTGCGTGCATTATGCGCACGCGGCAACGGGAGAATTGCACCTTCGCCCTATCATTGACCTAAAAACCAAAGAAGGCGCCGGACTTTTTAGAACCATAGCGACCGATATAGCCCATTTAGTAAAAAAATACAAAGGTTCGCTGAGCGGGGAACACGGTGACGGAAGACTTCGCGGGGAATTTATCCCCTTAATGCTTGGCGAGGAAATCTACCAATTGTTCATTCAAGTGAAACAAACTTGGGACCCTTGGGGCGTTTTCAACCCCGGGAAAATTGTGAACACGCCGCCTATGGACACCAGCCTAAGGTACACACCGGGTCAGGATACGCCTATGCCAGAAACCTATTTTGATTTCTCGGAACACAACGGAATCCTGCGTGCTGCCGAGATGTGTAACGGATCTGGGGACTGTAGAAAAACCGAAAAAAGTGGTGGAACGATGTGCCCAAGTTATATGGCCACCCGTGACGAAAAACACACCACGCGTGCCAGAGCCAATATCCTTAGGGAAACCATCACCAACTCTACCAAAGAAAATAGATTTGATGATGAAGGCCTTCTTGAAGTGCTTGACTTATGTTTGAGTTGTAAAGGATGTAAATCCGAATGTCCTTCGAATGTGGATATGGCAAAACTGAAAGCGGAAACATTACAACAATACCACGATAAGAACGGGGTGAAATTCCGTTCTAAATTGATAGGAAATACACCAAAAATAAACTGGCTTTTTGCTTCCATTCCTTGGGCGTATAATTTATCGACCAAAGGGATTTTAGGAAATATCATCAAGAAATTGACCGGTTTTGCAACCGAGCGAAAACTGCCTTTGATGCACAAAATCACTTTTGCCAAGTGGATTAAAAAACACAGTCAAAAAGGAGACTTTGTCAACGGTACGGTGTATTTGTACAATGATGAGTTTTTGAACTATTATGATGTTGAAATAGGCCAGACAGCAATTTACCTGTTGAACCGTTTGGGTTACCAAGTCGTGATTCCTGAAATAGGCATCAGCGGAAGAACCTATCTTTCGAAAGGAATGCTGAAAGAAGCGCGTGATATTGCCGAAAAAAATACGGCGGCTTTCGCCAAATCCATACCGGAGAATGCGGTATTAATAGGGATCGAACCCTCGGCGATATTGTCATTTAGGGATGAATATCCTGATTTGTGTCGTGGTGATTTGAAAGTCAAAGCCAAAGCATTTGCCGGCAGAACCTTCCTGATCGAAGAGTTCCTGGCTAAAGAACTGGACGAAGGACGCATTACATCTGATAGTTTTACCGATAAAGAAGAACGCGTGCGCATGCACGGACATTGTTTCCAGAAAGCCCTGTCGTCCTTAGTGCCGTTAAAGAAAATATTGATGTTGCCTAAAAACTATACCGTGCTGAATATCCCAAGCGGATGTTGCGGTATGGCGGGTTCTTTTGGATACGAAACGGAGCATTATGACATTTCGATGAAAATTGGGGAACTGGTTTTGTTTCCGGCCATTCGTTCAGAACAAGAAGCCACTTTGATTTCAGCATCTGGAACCAGCTGCAGACATCAAATAGCGGACGGTACGGGCCGAAAAGCGGGACATCCTGTTGAGATATTATACAATGCTTTAAAATAA